From one Methanobrevibacter ruminantium genomic stretch:
- a CDS encoding nuclease, whose protein sequence is MFEEEQDNKIYNLIITRGIDQENEYGQFTEKLYSKPDFLWTESMAKDYAPFGESFFKKVDVIVVLSGIYNYNQMYIDILIEKAEEFDIPILLVRPYGMEIVPEELEKKAKAVVGWNANCIVDDIRSIVSGDYDEFCDDF, encoded by the coding sequence ATGTTTGAAGAGGAACAAGACAATAAAATCTATAATCTTATTATAACACGTGGAATTGATCAAGAAAACGAATATGGACAATTTACAGAGAAACTATACTCTAAACCGGACTTCTTATGGACTGAATCAATGGCAAAGGATTACGCTCCTTTTGGAGAAAGTTTCTTTAAAAAAGTAGATGTTATTGTTGTTTTATCTGGAATTTACAATTATAACCAAATGTATATTGACATTCTAATCGAAAAAGCGGAAGAATTTGACATTCCTATACTTTTAGTACGTCCTTATGGTATGGAAATAGTTCCAGAAGAGCTTGAGAAAAAAGCAAAAGCAGTTGTTGGATGGAATGCAAACTGCATTGTCGATGACATAAGATCCATTGTAAGCGGAGATTATGATGAATTCTGTGATGATTTTTAA